The Methanosarcina acetivorans C2A genome includes the window GACTAATGGCAAGTGGGCATGCTTTCGCATTGAGGCATTTTTTTTTTCTCCTCTATATTCCCCATTACAGGAAACCGTTTGCTTTTTGCCAATTCCTCTGCCACCTGTGGCGTCGGTTTTCCTTACGGAATTCCTACCTTATTAAGGACCGCAAATGGTTTACCGAGTTCTATGTCATAGATAGTTATTGGATACTTAGGAGGATCCTATAGACCGGAAGCCATATGTCCATTCGTCATGACACAACATGGGATGTCATGACCAGGCTTCGATGCCATTTTGGCTCATGCGTATTAACCTGCTTTCGCATGTTCTACGTTACGATCCCTCAAACAGATCTTCACCTTTCGGTTCTCCATATATCCTTTTCCCTAGCGGTTTGGAACTGTCAGGTTCAGTTTTACACCTCATTGTCCTCTGAGCTTTGCACAGATCCGTTGCCAGAAATGCACATCAGAATAGGGACATTCTGAATGGATAGAATGGCGGGTTGTTCCGCAATCCATAGCATAACTTCTCGTCGCACCATGTTATCATAGAGAATCTCCTGTGTAAATCCTCCAAAGTACTCAAAGGCGTTCAGATGACACTGGATAAGAGTGGAAGTGTCTATGCCCAGTGTAAATTCAACATATTTCATCCTGGAATATCCAAGAATCATGTTGAAGCAAAAGAGTTTCTTTATCTTTCCATCAACCTCAACTGTTCCCATCTCTGCCCAGTCAACCTGAGCCTGTACACCTGGTTTTGTTTCATAGCGGAATACAGCAGGGACTCCCTGCTGAGGTCGGACTTCTCTTACAAAGTCCTTGACGATGGTCATTCCTCCATCAAAACCCATTTCTTTGATTTCCCGATAGAGCCGAGCAGCAGTGTAGGAGCCTTCTTCAAGCTTTTTGAGTATATAAGGTTTATATGGATCAAGCTTGCTCTTTCTTCCGGGACGTTTCTGGGGTTCAGGTAAGGTTTTCAGCTGGAGATATTTCCTCACAGTTTTCCTGTCAAAACCGGTTTGTCTGGCGATTTCACTAATGCTCAAGTTTTGTGAACTTAAATCTCGAATCAAGAATAAATCCTCCTTTTTCAGCATGATTCACAATCCTCGAACTTTTCTCAAGGATTGAGAATTGGGGAATTTTAATCCGCCGAAAATGGGGAATTCTTAACCGCCGTTGACATCCTCGAGGAGTACCTGCTTTGGTTGGATTCAGGTGACGTTTATATACAAAATCTGCTTTAAGAAATTGAGTAAGTATTGACTTGTCCATAGGGATGTTGTCGAGTAACCACTGATGATTAATGTGATCAAAACATCCTTTGATGTCACCTTCCAATATCCACTGGGCTGAGCTTTTCAAGCAGAGACATCGAAAGATTTGCTCACACGAATCTTTTGTGTCTCTGAACTTTCTGAAACCAAAGGAACGAGAATCAGAAGTTGCTTCTGCAATGGGTTCAAGAGCTAATGAGTATAAACACTGCATAGCTCGATCATACATTGTAGGGATACCTAGAGGACGTTTTTTTACCTGCTTTATTAATGAAGACTCTTTTTAAGGTTGAGCTTTGTATCGATTACCAGTTAGACTAAGAGCAGCCAGTATTTTGGACGTTGGAGTTAACCATTTCTTACCGTCAATTCCAGCTGTTCTTTTTCCTTTATTTTGGGTTACTTTCCTAACTGCCAAAAGTTTGGCATAATAGGAGTGGGTTAGTAAGTATTCGAGTCTCTTGACAAGATGCCACTTATTCTGTTTGACTGCTTTTGTAATCCTGACTTGCAGCTTATTAACGCTCTGTTCCACTAAAAAACAATTAATATTATTCCATTTTTGGCGAAGATGAGTGTCTGTAAGACTCTTATCTTTTGCAGATATCGTTGAATGACTTACATTCATAAGCTTGCCTTCATTCATACAATAGAATACCATATAGGCAAGTTTGCACCTTTTCAGGTTAGGGCAAAGTTAGAACCCCTATTCAATCCATTACAGATTGACATTCGCTTTTTGCCTAATCCTATACCCTCTATGCCATTGATTCCCTTCACAGGGTCTCTACCTTTTTTAGGGGCATATAGGGCTTGCCAAGTTTTATGTTATAAATAATGCAAATGCTTTAGAAGCCATCTATAAGCCGGAAAGCGTCTGTCCATTTTCTGCGATGTCTATAACACCATCACGCCTGCTTTCATACCGTTTGGTTCAAGCGTATCAGTCTACTTTCGCTTGTCAATTTTCACGACCCGTACAATGGTTCAACATATATTTCTTCATGGCATTTTTACCCTAGCAAATGACCCAAATTAGACTTTCAGGCATCTCCACATTGTCTTACGAGCTTAGCACATCTGCATTACTACTGATACACCTCATAATAGGGTTACCCCAAATGGAAAAGGTAGCACAAGGCAATTTATGACATAACTTCTTGTCGCACTTGCAGAACTTTCGGTACGCTACCTTAATGAGTTTTCAAATTAGTGAGGTTTTGCCATTTTTCACATAATCCCTTTATTTCAGCTAATATTTAACAGCATAGCTTATTTTGTGAAAAATTTATCTAATAACGACTTAAAATCTATTTAATTCGTTATTCTTATCTATAATTAAAATTGGAGTGATAAATAATTCATTAATCAGGAAATAAACTTCATTTGAACTTTCTAAACATAACAATTATTTATGTTTTTATGTAATTTATGGAAATAAGTTGCAATAAATTTTAATTTTTAAATTGAATGTAATATTATATCAATTTTTGAGCTTAATTCGTATTCAAAGAAATTTTGAAGTATTATTTCGGAGGCTTTAAAGGTAATTTTTTGTCAAAATATGTAATTTTAACCGATTTTTTTATTTTAAAACATTTTTATCAATTTTGGCAGAACCTCAAGTGATTTCAGTTTATTGAATAGCTTGGAGACTTGTACAAAAGACTCATAATAATTGGACGCCTCTAACGAGAATTCAAATTTGCCCAATTGAATGGCTCTATTATAGCTGAGTTTCTTATAAAATCCGACTTCGTTGGTCCGAATTTTTCGTATAAATTTCACAGTCTTTCATTTGGTTGCAGCCATTATAGCAAGGTTGCGGGACTTCCATAAGCAATCAACATATCTAAACCCTGCTGCCTTCATATTATGGAATGTCTCCCATAACTTTCCGGGCTTATCGCCCATTTTTTGGGCATTTTCCAGCCGATTAAGCTTCAGCTCGTCAAAGGTCCATTCCTGTCCAAGTTTTTCTTTAAGGCGTATAACCAGAGAAGATATGCTGTTATTAAACTCCCATTGATCAATAATAAGAGAATTTTCCCTAAAAAGATCCCCGTTTATAAATAAACCCTGGTCTTTCAGAACTTTATGGATATCGGAGTACAACCTGATTCTGTTTTCAAACTCCACGTGATGTATAGAAAAACAGGATACAACAGCATCAAATCCCCTATCTTCGGTTATGCCTAAAATCCCTTGATTTAAATCTTGTTTAACTACAGTTATATTTCTATTATCCCTGAACCTTTCACTACTCCGCCTTATCATTTCATCAGAAAAATCAAGCAGAAGAACATTTGCATTAGGCTTTAACTTCACAATTTCAGCGGTCACATCGCCTAAGCCGCAGCCCAGATCAATCATCTTAGGGCTGATGGCTGCCAACTCTGTTGCAAGCCTTGAAATAATTGACAGCATTTCTCTCCTTTCAGGTATAATTATATCAGCCATCAGAGCATAATTTTCAGCAGCTTCTGGATTAGTCCATCCTTCCTTAATCTCTTTCTCCATATCTAACGACATTTCTTCTATCGATTATAAATCCCTCTTGAAGATTATATTACTTTCATCAGCTTAAACCCTGAAACCTTCTAGCAATTTCGTTACAGGGTTTGAAACCAGATCTTGAGTATTTGAATCAAACTTCAGCCCAAAATATCATGAAATTAGTAGCTTGAGAGTTAAATTTCAGCCAAAAAAAGAAAAATAAGTAGGATTTTAGGACTGATATATTTCAAAATTCGACGTTGACACAGTCTTTCAGTAAAACAGTGATCCATAAACTCCAAGATCAACTTCTTGTTTGCATCAGAAATCGGCGCAGCGTTTAGTGATTCCATATGCTGTAGAAGATTATAGTTATAAATTCCCACATCCACAATTTCACCTCTTTATGTGAAAAAGTGGGCTTTAAACAAAAAAAGAAAAAAGCCTCGGGCGGGATTTGAACCCGCGACCTCGTCCTTACCAAGGACGCGCTATACCCCTAAGCCACCAAGGCACTGCTGCTGTAAGAGCAACTCCAAAATATCATACTACAGATATAAAGGTTTCGACTGAATAAGGTAGTAAATGGAAAAAAGGCCCATTACTGTTTGAAAATATGGAGGGATATGCACAAAAAATAGAGGGAATTACAGGGAAGATTGCCCATCTATTTAAAAAATATTTTTTAGTAGAGCCCTGATTTCAGAGTTTCCAGCGTTCATCTATGGGGAAGCGCTCGTTGATCCACATGAGGACATGGTTGTGGTGGACTATTTTGTAGGTACGGGAGAGGATGGGGATTCCATCGAAAGTGGGTTCGCCTTCAAGGATTTCGAGTTCTACCATGTCTCGCCGGGTTTCGAGGTTGTGGCTGCGCAGGATACGGCCGATTGGGATGTCTGCCCGCATGAGCTGGTCTCGCATCGTTTGGGGCATACGTTCCAGGGGGGAGAGGGACCTTGCGTGAACCAGAACCGTATCTCCGGCATAAAGCCGGACTGTCCTGTCGTTTACCTCGCTGCCCTCTTCTACCCCGAGAAGTTCAGCCATTTCCTTATCGGCTTTGACCACATATTGAGACTCGGTTTTCACACTGACCGGTTTTCGGGTCATTATTTCAAGAAGAAAAGTTACGGAACCGTCAGTCCCACAACAGACCCGGAGGCAGGTGGGAATTTCGAGACTTTTCAGTTTTTCAAGGAAATCTCCTTCCAGAACTATACCTCCAGATAAATGCTGCAGGATATTATTGATAATGTGAAATAAAAATGAGCAGTCAGAAAGTTATGCCTCTCCAACTTCCTTTTTCGCCATTTTCAGGCGCTCTTTTGCCGTATACCCGGTAGCCATGAGGAGAAAATCCCGGTAGGCTTTGTTGGTCTGCAGGATCGTTTCATCATCCTTTACAGTAACATCGGAAACCGTGTCCACACAAAGCTTTTTGTTCTCTACCCAGACCGTTATTTTTGACATTGCCCCATATGAGGTCTCGAAGCGGTCCCCATTCCGGGAGATTTCAACAGGGAAGCATTCCTGCATTACCTGATAGATTCTGTCAGGTTCAGGTTTAAACCCGCGCTTTAACTTGTATTGCTGCATTACTATCCTCCAATAAGATATTTTCATCTCAGATAAAGTTTGCTCAGAGCTTCTTTGCCTGGAACATACAGGAATAATCCGGAGCAAGCGGAATATCTAATCCTGAAAGGTGGCTTTTTCTTCAGGGCTCAGAGCCATGTATTTTTACTTCAGGCATATTCACAAAATTTTGAGCTACTAAAGTTGATTTTTCGGTACTACTGCAATGTTTCTGATTATTGCAATGTTTCTGAATACTGAAATGTTACTGAATACTGAAATGTTACTGAATACTGAAATGTTACTGAATACTGAAATGTTACTGAATACTGAAATGTTACTGAATACTGAAATGTTACTGAATACTGAAATGTTACTGAATACTGTTATTTTTCGGATAACCTCAATTGGTATAACCGCAATTGGTATAACCGCAATTGGTTCCAGAGCAGATAAACACTCACTATTAATTTGAATATTAGAGTTAATCAGTATTAAATTAATTATAAATATGTATTTGCCCCACCCTATAATACTTTATTTAAATACGTTCATACGTTATTAAATACTATTAAATGCGGCTGCAATCAGCCAGATGCAGCTGTTATAAGGATTACAGGAATTATAAGGATTTTAGGCCTGAAAACAGGACCTTCGGTTCAAAAACAGGAGTATTTGGAACAAAAACAGGAAGCTGGATTTAGAGAATAGCAGGCTTAATATCCGGCTTAAAATGTGTACCTTAATCCTGAAACTGTCGGATATCTTACTGATTTCTAAAAGATTGAACTGAAATAAAAGGAGAAACGGAACATGGTAAAACTTCCTGCAGATGTAAAAGAAGCACTTGCAAACCAGCAGGTTGCCTCCCTAGTGACAGCAGACAAGAACGGAGTGCCAAACGTATGCCTGATGGGTTTTGTACAAGCAAGAGATGATGAAACCATTATTATGGCAAACGTTTTCTGGAAAAAGACCGAGGCAAACCTGAAAGAAAACCCGAAAGCTGCCCTCAGTGCGTACATGCCTCCGATGAAAGCCTATCAGATAAAGGGAAGCGTGGAACTTATCAGTGAAGGGCCTCTCATGAATGAGGTTATCGATTGGGTCGCCTCGAAGATGACAAACCTTAAACCCAAAGGAGCTGCCCTCCTCCACGTGGAAGAAATCTACAGTGTAAGTCCTTGACCTACCGCAGGGGAAAGGATCGCATAAGAATAATGAAAACAGAGACCTCAAACTTTCAGAGGCCTCAAACCTTTTTCATTTTCACACTTCCAGAAAAGAAGCTTTCTCCTTCGAGTTAATAATTTTAAATAGTCTTATTGTTTCTAATTCTGGAAAAGTGCTATTATATAGTTTTACAGATTTGCAATAGCAACCTCTGATATCGCAACTTTTTCCCCGCTACATACTTGCATTTAAGGGTTTAACCTCAGCACCTGATCATTGTTTCTGCGACACAAATGATAAGAAGCAACCATAAGAAGCAACCATAAGAAGCAACCATAAATAGGATTATACTTATCATGATTCATGCAAAAAAAGAGATATGACTGGAAAGTCTTAATCCAGACCAAGAGATATGACCTTAGTTTGAAATCATTCTGTATACCCGATCAATTGCTTTAATGATCTGTTGGCTTGATCGATCAGCTACTTAAATCGGTCAATCACTTTAATAAACCATACTTTAAGCCGTTAATCTCTTTAAGAAGGAGACAAGAATTAAGTCGCTTTAACTCTATTTGAATTAGCTTACTATCTGCTTACTAATGGAGAATAAGATCCAAGAACTGCAATCAATAAAGGAAGGTGACCCCGGATGCACAAAACACTCAATCTTGATGATTTAATCGCCAAAAAGAAGAAAGACAATGCAGAGACAGATTCCGGAATGGGAGACGAAGAGCTATACGACCTGATTATCCCCCCCGGAACGGTTGTGTCCATAATCTACGATATAGTGGAAGAATTTGAGCTTGAACCCATAACTCGGAAGATGCCTGTAAGTATTGCAAACAGTGAAGAAAGGGAGATTCTTGTCCTTCGCGGACCTCTTGAAAAGGTTCAGGCCGCAGAAGAATTCCTTTATAAGGAAATGAAAGCCTGGATTGAAAATCAGTAACTCCAAGAGCTCCCGGCCAGAGAGAAATAAAAGTCGTAGGAACAGGTGCTGGAGAAGTGAAATAAAAACTTTCCAGCAAAAAAATACTTTTTCTTTGAAATCAGTATAAAACATGCAGAAAGGTCCGATTATTCGGAACCTATACCTGTTTCGGAAACTATACCTGTAATACTGTCTTTAGAAAAGTCAAAAACGGTTACTCTGCCTGTTTTATCGTAGATATCGAGTTTTGAGCCTTCTTCGATTATTCCTATAACTGCAGCTGTGAACCCCGTTTCTTCAAATACGCCCACGCACTCTTCTGCATTTTTCGGGTCCGCAGTAAAGACATAACCTGTTCCGGGGTGCACTTTCAGCCATTGTTCAAAGTCCACATCTGCCGGCCTTGGAACCTTTTCCAGATCCACGGAAGCTCCCACCCTGCTCGTCTCGCAAAGCATTCCGAGCGTGCCTATCAGCCCGGGGTTGCTTATATCCTTCCCGGCGCTTGCAAGCTTTTTCTTTGCTATTTCCTGGGTTACAAGATAATTATCCCTTAGCACCGAAGGCTCCTTAAAAGAAGTCGTATCCCAGCTGTAAGGGGAATTTGGGCCGATTTTTCCGTCCATATCATAAGCTGCAATTACCAGGTCACCGGGCTTTGCTGTATCACTCCTGATTACGCAGTCCCTTCGGACAATCCCTATGATAGCAACGGAAAGGGAATTGTACTGGGTGTCGGGATGGACGTGCCCTCCTACCACAGGGACTCCGAACTTCCTAACCCCCTCAGCCAGCCCTTCCATCAGTTCCCTGCAGGCCTGAGAAGAATTTGCAGAGGCAATATCCACCATTGCAAGAGGCTTTCCACCCATGGCTGCAATGTCATTTATGTTAACGACCACAGCCCCGTACCCTGCCCACCAGGGGCTTGCATCCAGCAGCCGCCCCCAGATGCCATCGGCTGCAAAGAGGATAACATCATCTCCTCCAATATCGATCACTGCAGCATCGTCCCCAAAATCAACGATCGCGTCCCCATATTCCGGGCGAACGGCTTCGAAGATGGAAACTATGTCCTCAATCTGTTTTTTGCGGGTAACCCCTTCAAAACTCCTTATCCTTTCTGCTAGCTCTTCCAGATTCAATCAAAGGCTTCCTGTTTGTTTTTTAATTGTATCAATACTGGTTAACAAAATTCATAATAAGATAACGATAAACTGATGATAAACTAATGGTAAGGTCGCAATATTCTTCCTTAATACCAGAGAAATGCAAAGCACTATGGTCAGTACGTAATTCGGGTTATCCTTTATTTTTTTTGTTCTTTGATCCGGTAAAAGGGAGCGACAGCTTTTTATTAAATAATTATATCCTAATAAGTCTACCTAATATAATTTCGGCTCTATAAAAGTCTCAAATTGCTGAAATAAGGAGTGAAAAACATGGTAGCTAAAATCGATGCAGACGCCTGCACAGGCTGTGGAAGCTGTATAGATGAATGCCCTGCAGCTGCAATCTCCCTCAGTGACGATGACATTGCAGTTGTAGACGAAGATGAATGCCTCGACTGCGGTGCATGTGAAGATGCCTGCCCGAATGGGGCAATCACCCTCGAGTAACGCTTTTAAAATAAGTCAGAGAGGCGGAGTTCTCAAACTCCACCTTTTCGGCTCCGGCTTTAAAAGTTTTAACCCGAAACCGAATATCTTCGAGTTTTTCAGGCTTCTTTTTTCCCGTTCTTCTCAAGAACTGCCCTTGCTTTTTCCATATCTTCTTTTGTCTGGATTTTGATAACCTTTCTGCGTTCTTCACTCATCTGCGACATGTCCTGAGCAAGGAGTCCGTAAGCATCGGCTCTGCACTGCCTGCAGTGGCGCATCTGCATAACATAAGGCTCACAGGCTTCCTGAACGGCTTTCCGCTCTTCGGGGGTGGGGGGTTCAAGATCTGCAAAGGCTCCCTGGTTGATCAGGGGCATGACGTTCATAATGTAAACCCCGAGTTCATTGAGTTTTTTGGCGATTTCGATTATGTGTTTGTCATTGATGCCCGGGATGAGCACGGTGTTGACCTTGACAACAATTCCTGCATCAATCGCTGCCTTTATTCCATC containing:
- a CDS encoding 4Fe-4S binding protein, with the protein product MVAKIDADACTGCGSCIDECPAAAISLSDDDIAVVDEDECLDCGACEDACPNGAITLE
- a CDS encoding reverse transcriptase N-terminal domain-containing protein — encoded protein: MNEGKLMNVSHSTISAKDKSLTDTHLRQKWNNINCFLVEQSVNKLQVRITKAVKQNKWHLVKRLEYLLTHSYYAKLLAVRKVTQNKGKRTAGIDGKKWLTPTSKILAALSLTGNRYKAQP
- a CDS encoding pyridoxamine 5'-phosphate oxidase family protein, producing the protein MVKLPADVKEALANQQVASLVTADKNGVPNVCLMGFVQARDDETIIMANVFWKKTEANLKENPKAALSAYMPPMKAYQIKGSVELISEGPLMNEVIDWVASKMTNLKPKGAALLHVEEIYSVSP
- a CDS encoding class I SAM-dependent methyltransferase gives rise to the protein MEKEIKEGWTNPEAAENYALMADIIIPERREMLSIISRLATELAAISPKMIDLGCGLGDVTAEIVKLKPNANVLLLDFSDEMIRRSSERFRDNRNITVVKQDLNQGILGITEDRGFDAVVSCFSIHHVEFENRIRLYSDIHKVLKDQGLFINGDLFRENSLIIDQWEFNNSISSLVIRLKEKLGQEWTFDELKLNRLENAQKMGDKPGKLWETFHNMKAAGFRYVDCLWKSRNLAIMAATK
- a CDS encoding DUF5611 family protein, with protein sequence MQQYKLKRGFKPEPDRIYQVMQECFPVEISRNGDRFETSYGAMSKITVWVENKKLCVDTVSDVTVKDDETILQTNKAYRDFLLMATGYTAKERLKMAKKEVGEA
- a CDS encoding methanogenesis marker 2 protein, giving the protein MNLEELAERIRSFEGVTRKKQIEDIVSIFEAVRPEYGDAIVDFGDDAAVIDIGGDDVILFAADGIWGRLLDASPWWAGYGAVVVNINDIAAMGGKPLAMVDIASANSSQACRELMEGLAEGVRKFGVPVVGGHVHPDTQYNSLSVAIIGIVRRDCVIRSDTAKPGDLVIAAYDMDGKIGPNSPYSWDTTSFKEPSVLRDNYLVTQEIAKKKLASAGKDISNPGLIGTLGMLCETSRVGASVDLEKVPRPADVDFEQWLKVHPGTGYVFTADPKNAEECVGVFEETGFTAAVIGIIEEGSKLDIYDKTGRVTVFDFSKDSITGIVSETGIGSE
- a CDS encoding reverse transcriptase domain-containing protein — its product is MYDRAMQCLYSLALEPIAEATSDSRSFGFRKFRDTKDSCEQIFRCLCLKSSAQWILEGDIKGCFDHINHQWLLDNIPMDKSILTQFLKADFVYKRHLNPTKAGTPRGCQRRLRIPHFRRIKIPQFSILEKSSRIVNHAEKGGFILDSRFKFTKLEH
- a CDS encoding chorismate--pyruvate lyase family protein; translation: MINNILQHLSGGIVLEGDFLEKLKSLEIPTCLRVCCGTDGSVTFLLEIMTRKPVSVKTESQYVVKADKEMAELLGVEEGSEVNDRTVRLYAGDTVLVHARSLSPLERMPQTMRDQLMRADIPIGRILRSHNLETRRDMVELEILEGEPTFDGIPILSRTYKIVHHNHVLMWINERFPIDERWKL